The Lactuca sativa cultivar Salinas chromosome 2, Lsat_Salinas_v11, whole genome shotgun sequence genome includes a window with the following:
- the LOC111898598 gene encoding mitochondrial dicarboxylate/tricarboxylate transporter DTC encodes MGEEKPKPIAGVWPTVKPFVNGGASGMLATCVIQPIDMIKVRIQLGQGSAVSVTKNMLKNDGVGAFYKGLSAGLLRQATYTTARLGTFRILTNKALEANEGKPLPLYQKALCGLTAGAIGACVGSPADLALIRMQADATLPLAQRRNYTNAFHALYRITADEGVLALWKGAGPTVVRAMALNMGMLASYDQSVEFFKDNLGFGEGATILGASSVSGFFAAACSLPFDYVKTQIQKMQPNAEGKYPYTGSLDCAMKTLKAGGPFKFYTGFPVYCVRIAPHVMMTWIFLNQIQKLEKKAGL; translated from the exons ATGGGAGAGGAAAAACCAAAGCCAATCGCCGGCGTTTGGCCCACCGTTAAACCATTCGTCAATGGCGGAGCTTCTGGAATGCTTGCTACCTGTGTCATCCAACCCATCGATATGATAAAG GTGAGAATCCAATTGGGTCAAGGATCTGCTGTATCAGTGACAAAGAACATGCTTAAAAATGATGGTGTTGGTGCTTTTTACAAG GGTTTGTCTGCAGGGTTACTAAGGCAAGCCACATACACAACTGCAAGACTTGGTACATTCAG GATTCTGACAAACAAGGCACTTGAGGCAAACGAAGGAAAGCCACTTCCTTTATACCAAAAAGCCTTATGTGGACTGACAGCTGGCGCGATTGGAGCATGTGTAGGGAGCCCAGCTGACCTGGCACTGATCCGAATGCAGGCTGATGCTACTCTACCCCTTGCACAAAGGCGTAATTACACAAACGCCTTTCATGCTTTATACAGAATCACAGCAGATGAAGGAGTTTTAGCTCTTTGGAAAGGTGCGGGTCCCACTGTTGTAAGGGCAATGGCATTGAACATGGGAATGCTTGCTTCTTATGATCAAAGTGTTGAGTTTTTCAAAGATAATCTTGGATTTGGTGAAGGTGCCACAATTCTAg GGGCTAGTTCTGTATCAGGGTTTTTTGCTGCAGCTTGTAGTTTGCCTTTTGATTATGTGAAAACTCAAATTCAGAAAATGCAGCCTAATGCAGAAGGGAAATACCCTTATACTGGATCTTTAGATTGTGCTATGAAAACCCTAAAAGCTGGAGGACCTTTCAAATTCTACACTGGATTTCCTGTTTATTGTGTTAGGATTGCTCCTCATGTTATG ATGACATGGATTTTCCTAAATCAAATTCAAAAACTAGAAAAGAAAGCTGGATTATAA
- the LOC111898658 gene encoding protein FAR1-RELATED SEQUENCE 5-like, which produces MVEIEEVDQPRETHVIDDNEANGMVECDEGKGIDESIVGMVFDTPDDAYTFYNDYAFLHGFGIRIDTTFKHKTTKEPYRKIYVCDKEGFKWLDDNASSGIEKKRRRDVRTGCKAELRISKMKDGKWFVDSFKDTHNHDLSMTPTKVMKHRSHGKFHRTMECKSLIVQLGQAGLRPCHVKKAINGMKTSTVADITSKQCADVLSEQRKQYRGKEFYGLIKHFQDKALLDNDQYFYVDLCDDGSPKNIFWADGRSRDAYTKFSDVVVFDVTYMTNKFKMPFAPFVGVNHHGQSILFGGALLENEKEETFEWLFEHFLKCMFGKYPKAIITDQDKAMGNAIKKVFPNTRHRFCAWHIKKHEQEHIKPYVSRYSDFKESYTKWVNSDTIEAFETRWEVIRDKHRLEKNCWISDMYNQRIHWAKAFLKDVFLAGMTTSGRSESINSFFDGFVNSNTMLNEFVVQYEKAVESRRAAEEDEDFKTMNSRPILSSLHPIEEKAGECYTRKIFDMFKKEWTEASSNLTHETISKSTEEIKYRVGQLKVDKTYWRYVTFRFSNEVNVTCSCSKYETDRILCKHSLYVMKKRHVDTLPSRYILHRWTLNARYKVGNGRIGLEEMNNGNDVSALTLWCVRSNFTKLIEQARDSPSEIEKVNKILISLLHDQENRKKSITVENTSQVSCAGISQVDMMPQLSIRDPLGPTNTKGRPKTASRIKSFLEAPKKRTCSYCQGLGHYATSCSKRKADESVQEKH; this is translated from the exons ATGGTTGAAATtgaagaagttgatcaacctAGAGAAACACATGTTATTGATGATAATGAAGCAAATGGAATGGTAGAATGTGATGAAGGTAAAGGTATTGATGAAAGTATAGTGGGAATGGTTTTTGATACACCTGATGATGCATATACATTTTATAATGATTATGCGTTTTTACATGGATTTGGTATACGTATTGATACCACATTTAAACATAAGACGACAAAGGAGCCTTATCGGAAGATATATGTATGCGATAAAGAAGGTTTTAAATGGTTAGACGACAATGCTTCAAGTGGAATCGAGAAAAAGCGTCGTAGAGATGTTAGAACCGGATGTAAAGCCGAACTTCGAATTTCAAAAATGAAAGATGGTAAATGGTTTGTAGACTCGTTTAAAGACACACACAATCATGATTTGAGCATGACACCAACGAAGGTGATGAAGCATCGATCTCATGGCAAGTTCCATCGTACAATGGAATGTAAATCTCTTATAGTGCAACTAGGTCAAGCAGGATTGAGACCTTGTCATGTTAAAAAGGCTATTAATGGAATGAAAACGTCAACCGTGGCTGATATTACTTCAAAGCAGTGTGCTGATGTCTTATCTGAGCAACGAAAACAATACAGAGGAAAGGAGTTCTATGGACTTATAAAACATTTCCAAGATAAAGCCTTATTGGATAATGACCAATACTTTTATGTGGATTTGTGTGATGATGGGTCTCCTAAAAATATATTTTGGGCTGATGGAAGATCAAGAGATGCCTATACTAAATTTAGCgatgttgttgtgtttgatgtcactTATATGACAAACAAATTCAAGATGCCTTTTGCTCCTTTTGTTGGTGTTAATCATCATGGGCAATCTATACTTTTTGGTGGAGCGTTGCTAGAAAACGAAAAAGAAGAAACTTTTGAATGGTTATTTGAGCATTTTCTCAAGTGTATGTTTGGCAAATATCCGAAGGCAATCATTACTGATCAAGACAAAGCTATGGGTAATGCAATAAAAAAAGTTTTTCCAAACACTCGACATCGGTTTTGTGCATGGCATATTAAGAAGCATGAACAAGAACACATTAAACCGTATGTTTCCCGTTATAGTGATTTTAAGGAATCATATACAAAATGGGTAAATAGTGACACCATTGAAGCATTTGAAACTAGGTGGGAAGTTATACGTGATAAACATAGATTAGAAAAAAATTGTTGGATAAGCGATATGTATAACCAACGGATACATTGGGCTAAAGCCTTCTTGAAGGATGTTTTCTTGGCTGGTATGACTACAAGTGGACGGAGTGAGAGTATTAATTCATTTTTTGATGGATTTGTTAACTCAAATACTATGTTGAATGAATTTGTAGTGCAATATGAAAAAGCAGTTGAGTCTAGAAGGGCTGCCGAAGAAGATGAAGACTTCAAGACTATGAACTCGAGACcgattctttcttctcttcatcCAATCGAAGAAAAAGCAGGCGAGTGTTATACTAGAAAGATTTTTGATATGTTCAAAAAAGAATGGACAGAAGCTAGTAGCAATTTAACTCACGAGACTATAAGCAAGAGTACTGAAGAAATCAAATATCGAGTGGGGCAACTGAAAGTTGATAAAACATATTGGCGTTATGTGACCTTTCGTTTTTCTAATGAAGTCAATGTCACATGTTCGTGTTCTAAGTATGAGACGGATAGGATTTTATGCAAGCATAGCCTATATGTGATGAAGAAGAGACATGTTGATACACTACCTAGTCGCTATATTTTACATCGATGGACTCTTAATGCTAGGTATAAGGTGGGTAATGGTAGAATCGGTCTTGAAGAAATGAACAATGGAAATGACGTTAGTGCCTTAACATTATGGTGTGTCCGTTCAAATTTCACGAAACTAATTGAACAAGCAAGAGACTCCCCTTCGGAGATAGAAAAAGTCAATAAGATATTGATAAGTCTTTTACATGATCAGGAAAATCGGAAGAAATCTATTACAGTTGAGAATACATCTCAAGTTTCTTGTGCGGGAATTTCACAGGTAGATATGATGCCTCAGTTATCTATCCGGGATCCTCTTGGTCCAACTAACACAAAAGGGCGTCCTAAAACTGCAAGTAGAATAAAGTCTTTTTTAGAAGCGCCGAAAAAACGAACATGCTCTTATTGTCAAGGATTGGGCCATTATGCTACTAGTTGTTCAAAAAGAAAG GCTGATGAATCGGTGCAAGAGAAACATTGA